The window GCAGGCTGCCATTAATGCAGTCATTCGCTTGTCCATTGCAGATGGCGCATTAGCCGAAAGAGTCTCCCAGGAACTTCTGGAATCTTCCAGGATCCATCAAACAACCAGGCAGCGTACGATTGTCGAAAACTGCCGTGGTGTAACCGTTACAACCACCGACACACAAATCGCTGTAAACATTCAAGTCCTGATTCAACTGTTAATTGCGTTAATCGTAGAATTGGATATCCTGTAATCCCATAAGGAAAGAGGCCGGAAAACTTATTCCGGCCTCTCCTTCTTATGTCTATTAGTTGTTCAACAGTTCTTTCACCTTAGACACAACATTGCTTGTACTAAAGCCGTACTCTTCCATGATTTTTTCACCAGGGGCAGATGCACCAAATGTATCGATGGCTAGGACTTCCCCTTCATCACCTGTATAGCGGTGCCATCCAAGGGAAGCACCCATTTCTATACCAAGACGTTTTTTGACAGCTTTAGGAATGACTGATTCTTTATATTCCTTTGATTGCTGTTCAAAGCGATCCCAGGAAGGCATGCTCACTACAGACACTTCAATCCCTTCCTTGGCAAGCTCTGCCTGAGCCTTGACTGCTAGGCCAACCTCAGAACCGGATGCTAATAGAAGTGCATCAGGCGTATCTTTTTGAGCTGGGGAGATAACATAAGCTCCCTTTGATACACCTTCATACGCATTTTTATCCGTGCCTTTGATTGTCGGCAGGTTTTGCCTGGTCAGCACAAGCGCTGTAGGCTTATCCCTTGATTCTATCGCCAGTTTCCAAGCCGCAGCTGTTTCGTTGCCGTCTGCAGGACGGATGATGCCCAGATTCGGCATAGCCCTTAAAGCCGCCAACTGCTCAACAGGCTCATGTGTAGGGCCATCTTCCCCTACAGCGATACTGTCATGCGTAAATACATAAGTGACTGGCAAGCCCATTAGAGCCGCAAGCCTGATAGCAGGACGAAGGTAATCAGAGAAAACGAAGAAGGTCCCTGCAAATACTTTTAATCCACCATGCAGAGCCATACCATTCAGGGCAGCTCCCATTGCAAATTCGCGGACACCGAACCAAATATTCCTACCTTCATAGGAATGAGGCATAAAGTCACTGGAATTTTTAATAAGTGTTTTGTTTGAGCCAGCAAGGTCAGCAGAACCTCCAAAGAAGATAGGCAGGTTTTTAGCAATAGCATTCAAAGCCTCACCTGAAGAAGCCCGGCTTGCAAGGCTCTTGTCTTCTTCATATACAGGAAGGTCCTTATCCCAGCCTTCAGGAAGTTCACCGCTTAGAGCTTGCTCAAGCTGTGTTCCCAATTCTGGGTATTCCTTCTTATATTGATCAAAAAGATCATTCCATTCCTTCTCTTTCTTCTCGCCATGCTCTGCAATCATTTTGCGGAAATGGTCGTATACTTCTTCAGGAACGTGGAAGTCTTGATCAAATGTCCATTTATATGCTTCTTTTGTGAGCTTAAGCTCGTCCATTCCAAGCGGAGCCCCGTGTACGTCAGATTTCCCGGCAAGGTTTGGTGAACCATAGCCAATGACTGTTTTCACTTCAATCATAGTAGGCTGGTCTACGTTATTCCTTGCTTCTTCAAGCGCACGCGCTACCTCATGAAGGTCGTTTCCATCCTCCACTCGGATATATTGCCATCCATAAGCAAGGAATCTTTCCTTTACGCTTTCAGAGAACGACTGATGAAGATCTCCATCTAGAGAGATATCATTTGAATCATAAAGAACAATCAGTCGCCCGAGCTTAAGATGGCCAGCCAGCGATGCAGCTTCTGCGGAAACGCCTTCCATCAGGTCGCCATCACCACAAATGCTGTATGTATAGTGGTTAACGAGTTCAAAATTGTCTTTATTGTAAACCGCGGCAACATGGCGTTCAGCCATCGCCATACCAACTGCCATTGCAATACCCTGGCCTAATGGCCCTGTAGTCGCTTCAACACCCTCTGTATGGCCATACTCAGGATGCCCTGGTGTTTTGGAGCCCCACTGGCGGAAGTTTTTTATGTCATCCATTGTAACGTTATATCCAGATAAATGAAGAAGGCTGTACAACAGCATCGAACCATGTCCCGCTGATAAAACAAAACGGTCCCTGTTGAACCAATTTGGGTTCTTTGGATTATGGTTCATATAACGGGTCCATAGCGTATACGCCATTGGCGCTGCACCCATCGGCATTCCCGGATGCCCGGAATTAGCTTTTTCAATTGCATCGATCGACAATGTTCTGATCGAGGTTACGGACAAAGCATCAATTTGATCAAACATGAAATACATCCTTTCACTATTCAGTTTCGTACCACTTTATTATTATAGCCTACTGCCTGTAAGACAACAAATTACTTCCCCTGCCAGTATCTAAAGTTCCCTTTTATGACAAAAAAGAAACGTAAACATCTTATTTCAGGCAGTTTCAAAACAGGAAAGACGCCATTAATGCAGATGGCGCCCTTTCTTTCTGTTTTTGATTTTCTGTGGTGTTACATCATTCCCAATCGGGTCGATGAAAGTCGTATTGGTTAATGTGTCAAGCATGGAAGAACGGAAAACCTGAAGATATTCCTTTCTTAACATGGACTGTTCTTTCGCCTCATCCTCAGTTAAGCCATCTGCTTTTGCCTTCCTGGCTAATTCATTGATGCGGTTCATCTTTTCTTTTGAAAGCATGGCAAATCCCTCTTTCGAATAAACTACCATGCATGATACTAGAACTCTACATATTTTACAAGGCAGATGCCTATTGTTCTTCCCTCGCGTCAATCACCTCTCGATATCTTCTATGGACGGTGGCTTTAGAAACATCGTACCCAAATCCCCGAAGAGTCGCTGCGATTTCTGCAAAAGTCAGCCCGTTATTCTTTAGTTTGACTATTTCATCAGCAGGCAATTCCTTTCTCTCCCTGCCTGGCGCCTCATCAATATGTTTTAGGTTGTTTTGAGGCTTATACCCATTTTCTATTGCCCTTTTCATTCCACGCCTAATTTTGATATTATGTAATTTCCTCTGATATTCCTCTACCATCCCGACAATATTGAGAATCATTGAATCTGATTCTGATAATTGCAGTTCGCCATCATGCGCAATGCTGAAAAGTTTCACGCCCGCCTTTGACAATACATGAAGGATGGCAATCTTAGCGTTTCCTCTTCCAAGACGCGTTTCATCCTGTATTAGTATGGCGTCTACTTCCTTTTCATTGACAAGGTCCAACATCTGCAAAAGGCCATCTCTTTCAAGTGTATAACCACTTGCCTGTTCCCTGATTATAGAGATAGTTTCCATCGCACTTCGGCTGGCAAGCGCAATCAACTCTTCCTCCTGCCTTTTAAGTGAGGTTTCCTGGGTTTCCTTGTCCGTGCTCACACGGCAATATATAACTGCCCTCACCTTACCGAACCTCCTTGCCTATTCATTTTCCCCGGCACTAGCGAGCTCTGTTCCGGTTTCCAGACGATTCTTCTTTACTGGAACTACTAACTCCTCACCCGGAAAAATTGTTTCCCCGGCTAACTGATTATTTTTCTTGAGCCATTTCACGATTTCAGCGCGATCCATTGAATGGTTTTCCGACAATTCTCCAGCAATCTCCCAAAGAGAATCGCCTTCCTCTATTGTAACAGTTATGTATTTGTTTTTATCTGCAGGCTTATTTAGGATATTTGCAGAAAATGCAAAGATGCAGCTTAGTGCCAAAATAATAATGACGTACGAATAATTGCTCCATATTTTTTTCATAGGTAAACCCCTCCACGAATATATGTTCGGTTCTTTGGTTTTATTATAGTACGAACACTTGTTTGTCGTCAACCAATAACTCGAACTTATGTTTGTGTTTTTGGGAAGGACATGCTATAATAAGGTAACATTACCAGAAGAGGTGTATCCATATATGGCTAAAATATCAAAACGGCAGCAGGAGATTCTGGACTTTATAAAGGGCGAGGTCAAGAAAAAGGGGTATCCACCTTCCGTCCGTGAAATCGGAGAAGCTGTTGGTCTTGCTTCCAGCTCCACCGTCCATGGCCATCTCGAAAGGCTGGAGATGAAAGGCCTGATTAGGCGGGACCCAACGAAACCAAGAGCCATTGAAATTCTGGAGATTGAGGAAAACTACATTCCACAGTCAAGGATTGTGAATGTCCCTGTCGTCGGACGTGTCACAGCCGGCCAGCCAATAACCGCGGTTGAAAATGTCGAGGAATACTTCCCGCTCCCTGAAAGAATGGTGCCATCGGACGAGCAGGTATTCATGCTTGAGATTATGGGAGAAAGTATGATTGAGGCGGGCATCCTTGATGGGGATTATGTAATAGTAAAACAACAGCAGACAGCCAATAATGGTGACATCGTTGTTGCTATGACCACTGAGGACGAAGCGACTTGTAAACGGTTCTACAAAGAAAAAGACTACTTCCGCCTTCAGCCTGAAAACTCTGCAATGGAACCAATTATTTTAAGAGAGGTTTCTATTCTTGGAAAAGTGATCGGGGTTTACAGAAGCATTCATTAAAAAACAGGCTACCCTGGGTTAGCCTGTTTTTTCTTTGTTATTTAAATTATTCCTATCTGCCGGCAGGTGCATCCTCTCGAGCTTCCAGCCGTTCTACATACCAAACCTTGATTTGGGACAATATTGAAAAGACAAGGAAGAAATTCATGGACCATACCCCTATAAATGGCGCAATTCCACCAAACTCTATCGTGACATACCCCTTGAGAGCCATAACTATGTAAGATTCAACAAATACAAGGATAAACCCCAGGACTCCAGCAACAGCCATTCTAATCATTTTAATCCCCCATTTCCCTTATTCAAAAGTTTGCCATATTGTTTTTACAGAAATGTGAACTTAACTAAGAAACCACCATTTTTAACTTGGAATCTGATATTTTATAAATACAGAGACACATCAATAGCAATTGCAGCATGTATATAAAACAACCAGGGCAATTGTTAAGATTTTGCAACACATCAAGAATTAAACTGAAGATTTTTCTTAACATCCAGAAACTACACAAACGAGGATCCAGTTACAACTAGAATCAGCCAGTCAGTCAACTTAGATAAACAAACACCGCAGCAGCTAGATCGTACAGCTTTGTATTCTCGCTTCATACGCTGGGGCCAGTATTACACCATGACTCATCCTGTTTTTCACACCCTAGAATTCAACAGGCTCCAACTACTATGAAGCCAACACGATGAAAAATGAAGTACACCTATGACACATAACCAGCCAGGTCACTGCAACAAGACACATCTTGCAGCTTTCCATCATGATACTTACACGAATATGCAACCAGATACAGATCTGCTTTCCGCCTGCAGGCATATTGCTTAGCAGGCCCCGACAAAAAGCATTGAAAAATGCTGTTCATACCCAAACCGCCGCCAATCCCCCTTGGCGGTTGTTTTTGTTTCATCTTATTCTTTACTTATCATTATATACTATCCTTCCATACTTAGTCACAAAAAAAGTTCACTATTTTGTCACACTTTTTCTAGTGATATAACTCCAGTTTTTAAAAAGGAACTAGTAATTCTGGCCATTTTTTACTATTTATACTATCTTACTTCCTCAATGGGAATTAATCTTGGCTCTTTCAAGATTGTCAATCTAGTTGACGATTTTTCTATTTCGTGATATAATTAACTTAGTTGACAATTTAAATGGGAGTGTAGATACATGTATAACATCGGGGATTTGATTATTTATTCTGCACACGGTATTTGTGAAATTGATGATATTTGCGAGAAGACAATCGCAGGGGTTACCAAGAACTATTACGTGATGCATCCATTGGACAATAGCCATAAGCTCACTATTAGTACTCCAGTAGACAACCAAAGAGTCATTATGAAGGAATTGATTCATGAAGACGATGCCTTGGCACTCCTTAATTCTTTCAAAAAGCCCGGAAAGTTATGGATTGACAATCCGAACTTGAGAAACCAAAAGTATCACGAAATTGTATCAAAAGGTAATCGACTTGAAATTGCTAAAATCATTAATACGTTAATGAGACGGCAAATAGAAGTCGAGTTGGAGGGCAAAAAATTTTATGAACAAGATAGAAAATTGCTGCTCGGCCTTCAAAATATTCTTTTTAAGGAATTAGCTATTAAATTGAACATGACTTCTGATGAGGTTCATGAAAAGGTTGTAACATTCATCCAACAAAAATAAGAAAAAGGCGGACCTTTAAATTCAAAGGCCCGCCTTTTTGCTGTTTTTATATCATGGTTAAATCAAGGTATTAAACATCAAGTGTAGCGTATACTGCATTTTCTTCTATAAATACACGGCGAGGATCTACCTTGTCCCCCATTAGCATATCGATGATTTCATCGGCAACTTCAGCTTCCTCTATGCTTACCCTTAAAAGAGTCCTCGTTTCAGGATTCATCGTAGTTGACCATAATTGCTCTGGATTCATTTCTCCCAACCCTTTATAGCGCTGCAGGTTGGGTTTTGGAGAGCTAGGCAGGGTTGCCAGTGTTTCTTCAAGTTCCTTTGCATTATACGCATATTGAATATTTTTGCCTTGCTGTATTTTATATAGGGGCGGCTGAGCAATATAGACATAGCCATTTTCGATTGCTTCCCTCATAAATCGGTAGAAAAACGTCAGCATAAGCGTCCTGATATGGGCTCCATCTACGTCGGCATCAGTCATGATAACGATTTTATGATATCTGGCTTTTTCAATATCGAAGTTGTCACCAATACCTGCTCCAATAGCCTTTATTAATGTCCCAATTTCTCCGTTTTGAAGGATTCTATCCATTCCGGCTTTTTCAACGTTCAGAATTTTACCCCGTAATGGGAGTATCGCCTGGAAATAACGATCCCTTCCCTGTTTTGCTGATCCTCCAGCCGAGTTTCCTTCCACGATATATAATTCGCTGAGGGCGGGATCCTTTGAAGAACAGTCTGCCAGTTTGCCTGGAAGATTCGAAACTTCAAGAGCAGTTTTTCTTCTCGTCAGTTCTCGCGCTTTCTTCGCCGCGATCCTTGCCTTCGAAGCGAGTATACATTTATTTACGATACTTTTTGCAACGTTCGGGTTCTCAAGCATAAACTGTTCAAGTTTTTCCGACATAATGGAGTCTGTGATTGGTTTTACCTCAGAGTTTCCGAGCTTTGTTTTAGTTTGCCCTTCAAATTGCGGATCCGGATGCTTTATAGAAATAATCGCAATCAGACCTTCCCGTGTGTCTTCACCGGAGAAGTTGGTTTCATTCTCCTTTAACATCCCACTCTTCCGGGCATACTCATTTATCATTCTAGTTAATGCTGTTTTGAAGCCAACTTCATGAGTTCCGCCTTCATGTGTATTAATATTATTGGCAAAAGATAATATTTGGCTGGCAAATCCCTCATTGTACTGGAGCGCAATTTCCAACGTAACGCCGCTCTGCTCACCTTCAATGAAAATTGGTTCCGGATTGAGCGGCTTCTCTTTTGTTAAATGCTCAACGTAAGATTTAATACCGCCTTCAAAGTAGAACTCATCCTCACGGCCTTCTCCGCGTTTATCAGATAAGGTAATTTTAATTCCCTTATTCAAATAAGCTAGCTCTTTTAATCTGCCCTCAAGGATGCCATATTCATAATCAAGCGTTTCTGTGAAAATTTCCTCATCTGGAATAAAGTGAATCGTTGTACCAGTGTGGTCTGTGTCTCCAATTACCTTAAGTTCGGTTTGGGGGATACCACGAGAGAAATTCATATAATGAATTTTTCCATCACGGTGAACCCAAACTTCAAGCAAACTAGACAAAGCATTTACGACGGAAGCACCTACGCCGTGCAAACCACCGGAAACCTTATATCCTCCTCCGCCGAACTTTCCGCCTGCATGCAGGACGGTCAGAATGACTTCAACCGCAGGCCTTCCTTCTTTTTCATGCATACCAACCGGGATGCCCCGGCCGTTATCCTTAACTGTTATGCTGTTATCCTGTTCAATTATAATGTTAATTTCATCACAATAACCGGCAAGCGCTTCATCAACGCTATTATCGACAATTTCCCATACAAGGTGATGAAGGCCTCTTGA is drawn from Bacillus sp. FJAT-18017 and contains these coding sequences:
- a CDS encoding spore coat protein, with amino-acid sequence MSRRRSHSSCNSWSALSGEDHPLSGSGRINKTQEARQRSVATQCSDEVIVVRNSVDCTVTSTDTKAAVSLQVALQAAINAVIRLSIADGALAERVSQELLESSRIHQTTRQRTIVENCRGVTVTTTDTQIAVNIQVLIQLLIALIVELDIL
- the tkt gene encoding transketolase, with translation MFDQIDALSVTSIRTLSIDAIEKANSGHPGMPMGAAPMAYTLWTRYMNHNPKNPNWFNRDRFVLSAGHGSMLLYSLLHLSGYNVTMDDIKNFRQWGSKTPGHPEYGHTEGVEATTGPLGQGIAMAVGMAMAERHVAAVYNKDNFELVNHYTYSICGDGDLMEGVSAEAASLAGHLKLGRLIVLYDSNDISLDGDLHQSFSESVKERFLAYGWQYIRVEDGNDLHEVARALEEARNNVDQPTMIEVKTVIGYGSPNLAGKSDVHGAPLGMDELKLTKEAYKWTFDQDFHVPEEVYDHFRKMIAEHGEKKEKEWNDLFDQYKKEYPELGTQLEQALSGELPEGWDKDLPVYEEDKSLASRASSGEALNAIAKNLPIFFGGSADLAGSNKTLIKNSSDFMPHSYEGRNIWFGVREFAMGAALNGMALHGGLKVFAGTFFVFSDYLRPAIRLAALMGLPVTYVFTHDSIAVGEDGPTHEPVEQLAALRAMPNLGIIRPADGNETAAAWKLAIESRDKPTALVLTRQNLPTIKGTDKNAYEGVSKGAYVISPAQKDTPDALLLASGSEVGLAVKAQAELAKEGIEVSVVSMPSWDRFEQQSKEYKESVIPKAVKKRLGIEMGASLGWHRYTGDEGEVLAIDTFGASAPGEKIMEEYGFSTSNVVSKVKELLNN
- a CDS encoding DUF896 domain-containing protein; the protein is MLSKEKMNRINELARKAKADGLTEDEAKEQSMLRKEYLQVFRSSMLDTLTNTTFIDPIGNDVTPQKIKNRKKGRHLH
- a CDS encoding YneB family resolvase-like protein; amino-acid sequence: MRAVIYCRVSTDKETQETSLKRQEEELIALASRSAMETISIIREQASGYTLERDGLLQMLDLVNEKEVDAILIQDETRLGRGNAKIAILHVLSKAGVKLFSIAHDGELQLSESDSMILNIVGMVEEYQRKLHNIKIRRGMKRAIENGYKPQNNLKHIDEAPGRERKELPADEIVKLKNNGLTFAEIAATLRGFGYDVSKATVHRRYREVIDAREEQ
- the yneA gene encoding cell division suppressor protein YneA, whose translation is MKKIWSNYSYVIIILALSCIFAFSANILNKPADKNKYITVTIEEGDSLWEIAGELSENHSMDRAEIVKWLKKNNQLAGETIFPGEELVVPVKKNRLETGTELASAGENE
- the lexA gene encoding transcriptional repressor LexA, whose translation is MAKISKRQQEILDFIKGEVKKKGYPPSVREIGEAVGLASSSTVHGHLERLEMKGLIRRDPTKPRAIEILEIEENYIPQSRIVNVPVVGRVTAGQPITAVENVEEYFPLPERMVPSDEQVFMLEIMGESMIEAGILDGDYVIVKQQQTANNGDIVVAMTTEDEATCKRFYKEKDYFRLQPENSAMEPIILREVSILGKVIGVYRSIH
- a CDS encoding CarD family transcriptional regulator; its protein translation is MYNIGDLIIYSAHGICEIDDICEKTIAGVTKNYYVMHPLDNSHKLTISTPVDNQRVIMKELIHEDDALALLNSFKKPGKLWIDNPNLRNQKYHEIVSKGNRLEIAKIINTLMRRQIEVELEGKKFYEQDRKLLLGLQNILFKELAIKLNMTSDEVHEKVVTFIQQK
- the gyrB gene encoding DNA topoisomerase (ATP-hydrolyzing) subunit B, which translates into the protein MDQTELNKQTYDANQIQVLEGLEAVRKRPGMYIGSTSSRGLHHLVWEIVDNSVDEALAGYCDEINIIIEQDNSITVKDNGRGIPVGMHEKEGRPAVEVILTVLHAGGKFGGGGYKVSGGLHGVGASVVNALSSLLEVWVHRDGKIHYMNFSRGIPQTELKVIGDTDHTGTTIHFIPDEEIFTETLDYEYGILEGRLKELAYLNKGIKITLSDKRGEGREDEFYFEGGIKSYVEHLTKEKPLNPEPIFIEGEQSGVTLEIALQYNEGFASQILSFANNINTHEGGTHEVGFKTALTRMINEYARKSGMLKENETNFSGEDTREGLIAIISIKHPDPQFEGQTKTKLGNSEVKPITDSIMSEKLEQFMLENPNVAKSIVNKCILASKARIAAKKARELTRRKTALEVSNLPGKLADCSSKDPALSELYIVEGNSAGGSAKQGRDRYFQAILPLRGKILNVEKAGMDRILQNGEIGTLIKAIGAGIGDNFDIEKARYHKIVIMTDADVDGAHIRTLMLTFFYRFMREAIENGYVYIAQPPLYKIQQGKNIQYAYNAKELEETLATLPSSPKPNLQRYKGLGEMNPEQLWSTTMNPETRTLLRVSIEEAEVADEIIDMLMGDKVDPRRVFIEENAVYATLDV